One genomic region from Lujinxingia vulgaris encodes:
- a CDS encoding DUF4397 domain-containing protein, with the protein MNTSPSYTLRLLLCAALTTGALACGGAEAEQGAQGPQGPLGEQGEPGEAGQPGTDGEDGDDGDDGTDGEAGLNSLVITESVEPGEVCANGGVTVSVGIDDNGDDVLDEDEVDASETVCNQNDGANDLCDEAFAITGVTGADQALYQGQESAPITVATNDDANVSLAFVGGDALEPSLASNTSFTITPQELGEVEPITVVAAGQCGTDVVTLTFGEVEPYLSYVRFVHIFPGAGEIDFALSGSTESEAALTFGSTASLLELEPGTASFDVLEEGSSIGTSDDFTFEPAVHYTVVAHGTGGALDFTLLEDDLSAPADEDSASLRLVHLAEIAGPVDVSTGPDIDNLATLVSALPVGAVGDFADYLVDGFGAIQLNAGGVLLDFEDGVDSAIFPGDIANIFAFETAQGNVRLLVQYLNFASAVELVSSSPSTTLFDFEDGTLPTEFVTGGVLPWEITDGSSSEGTYALTSGGITHSERSELEITLEFDGPGTFVFDWNVDSERTFTFYDGLVFCDSAAADCSFFDAYVTRIHGDLDWSTVSYDIPEAGIYTFSWIYVKDSSASGGSDQGWIDNLRFAQPEHSFL; encoded by the coding sequence ATGAACACATCTCCATCCTATACATTACGCCTGCTGCTCTGCGCGGCCCTGACCACCGGCGCACTCGCCTGTGGCGGCGCCGAAGCCGAGCAGGGCGCCCAGGGCCCCCAGGGCCCCCTCGGTGAGCAGGGCGAGCCCGGCGAAGCCGGACAGCCCGGCACCGACGGCGAAGACGGCGACGACGGCGACGACGGCACCGACGGCGAAGCGGGTCTCAACTCGCTCGTCATCACCGAGAGCGTTGAGCCCGGCGAAGTCTGCGCCAACGGCGGCGTCACCGTCTCGGTCGGCATCGACGACAACGGCGACGACGTCCTCGACGAAGACGAGGTCGACGCCTCCGAGACCGTCTGCAACCAGAACGATGGCGCAAACGACCTCTGCGACGAGGCCTTTGCCATCACCGGTGTCACCGGCGCCGACCAGGCCCTCTACCAGGGCCAGGAAAGCGCCCCGATCACCGTGGCGACCAACGACGACGCCAATGTCTCCCTGGCCTTTGTAGGCGGCGATGCGCTTGAGCCCTCACTCGCCTCCAACACCAGCTTCACGATCACCCCGCAGGAACTTGGCGAGGTTGAGCCGATCACCGTGGTGGCCGCCGGCCAGTGCGGCACTGATGTCGTCACACTTACCTTCGGCGAGGTCGAGCCCTACCTGAGCTATGTCCGCTTCGTGCATATCTTCCCCGGCGCCGGTGAGATTGACTTTGCCCTCTCCGGCTCCACCGAGTCCGAAGCGGCGCTGACCTTTGGCTCGACAGCGAGTTTGCTTGAGCTTGAGCCGGGCACCGCAAGTTTTGATGTGCTCGAAGAGGGCTCGTCGATCGGCACCTCCGACGACTTCACCTTTGAGCCCGCCGTCCACTATACGGTCGTTGCTCACGGCACCGGGGGCGCGCTCGACTTCACGCTGCTCGAAGACGATCTGAGCGCACCGGCCGACGAAGACAGCGCCAGCCTGCGTCTGGTTCACCTGGCCGAGATCGCCGGCCCCGTCGACGTCAGCACCGGTCCCGACATCGACAACCTCGCCACTCTGGTCAGCGCTCTTCCCGTGGGTGCGGTCGGCGACTTTGCCGACTATCTCGTCGACGGTTTTGGCGCCATCCAGCTCAACGCCGGTGGCGTGCTCCTCGACTTTGAAGATGGCGTCGATTCCGCGATCTTCCCCGGCGACATCGCCAACATTTTCGCCTTCGAGACTGCTCAGGGTAACGTGCGTCTGCTGGTGCAGTATCTGAACTTCGCGAGCGCGGTTGAGCTCGTCAGCTCCAGCCCCTCCACCACCCTCTTCGATTTCGAAGACGGCACCCTGCCCACCGAGTTCGTCACCGGCGGCGTGCTCCCCTGGGAGATCACCGACGGCAGCTCCTCGGAGGGCACCTACGCTCTGACCAGCGGGGGCATCACTCACAGTGAGCGCTCGGAGTTGGAGATCACGCTGGAGTTTGATGGCCCCGGCACCTTCGTCTTCGATTGGAACGTCGACTCCGAACGGACCTTCACTTTCTATGACGGCCTGGTCTTCTGCGACAGTGCCGCGGCAGATTGCAGTTTTTTCGACGCTTATGTGACGCGAATCCACGGGGAC